From a region of the Anaerobacillus sp. CMMVII genome:
- a CDS encoding InlB B-repeat-containing protein, giving the protein MKSIVFKSLVLTFLFLVLVGTYSNAEGKFKSEVPEGYTGIYTIEDLEKVRERLNGKYIIMNHLDLTKATSEGGIYFRDGQGWEPIGTESAPFTGELDGNGYQISGLRVSMQSDKTIYAGLFGYMRNGIVKNVELVNANVKANNTSFENANSYSYAGGLVGYAYNATIINSSVSGEVESQSLFQGYAGGLAGYVNTAFNQQSLVSGSFNAATIKAQNSAGGLVGEAYRLAVQHSSNEGMIQSKNAGGIIGYARSNSIITNGVNKGTVIPISYGGGIVGDIWSSSISHSRNEGDVTSSAQGASSGGIAGGVSSSMITESSNSGQVRNTGSSSYSGGIAGNSQGNTSFVKVYNTGGIISGSYGGGIVGSAYTTIINQAYNAGPIQTRYGGGIAGWASSTTIQETYNNADISTNYQAGGLVAIGRNGTIENSYNFGQIFRLPGTFLFYEGGVAGEHDGTISNTYYLEKHTGGIGKGGDKGTSLTFHDFLERASFVGFDFNTVWIINETNEYKLPELQMAQYQGAEKETSILLVSHPEKTNYVQGDLLDLTGAVLHAYTNYGNEYEVTITPDMISGFNPNKPGYQSITINYNGHSTGYTVFVQATYQVTFKDYDGTVLKVETVLDGSSATPPIPVRDGYTFIGWNGNFTNVTSNRTITARYEALIYTVTYMDHDKVLFAETYYYDSEVWSSTIPEKTGYTFIGWYQDKELKNKFTFSGGIRSDMVVYAKFMKNPNAPSNVKVTSVDYHKINIQFTKVSGVDGYEIHLATAKSGPYNSIYGLDAATSNIDWWFLEPGKTYYFKVRSYKEVDHQRIYSPFSEVFSAKSVLPTVKSLKAAPTSFNKIKLSWRQVDSAEGYIIYRATSQTGTYTKVKTITSPYTLTYTNRELATGSTYYYKVRSYRTVDGKKIYSPYSTVVNSKVTLAKVNPPKVASAAFDKIKISWDQVSGANGYQIYRATSQTGTYSKVGTVTSGSTKTYTNRGVETGRTYYYKVRAYRVVNGKNVYGAFSTVTSGKSVLSVPTNPLVTKKNGTTATIAWSRVSGASGYEIHRATSKTGTYSRVKTITSGSTIKFDNTNLTKGKTYYYKIRAYRTVNGKKVYSPYTGVKVWK; this is encoded by the coding sequence ATGAAAAGTATTGTCTTTAAAAGTCTTGTATTAACTTTTCTTTTTTTAGTTTTAGTAGGTACATATTCTAACGCAGAAGGGAAATTTAAGTCCGAAGTTCCTGAAGGATATACGGGAATTTATACGATCGAGGATTTAGAGAAGGTTCGTGAAAGGCTAAACGGTAAGTACATTATCATGAACCACCTTGATTTAACAAAGGCAACGTCAGAAGGTGGAATATATTTTAGAGACGGGCAAGGGTGGGAGCCGATTGGAACGGAGAGTGCCCCTTTTACAGGGGAACTTGACGGAAATGGCTATCAAATTAGCGGACTAAGGGTATCGATGCAATCTGATAAGACGATTTATGCTGGTCTTTTTGGTTATATGAGAAATGGAATAGTTAAAAATGTTGAGTTGGTAAATGCGAACGTGAAGGCTAATAATACGTCATTTGAAAATGCAAACTCTTATTCTTATGCTGGCGGGCTAGTGGGGTATGCCTATAATGCCACGATTATCAACTCTTCAGTATCTGGGGAAGTGGAGTCTCAGTCTCTATTTCAAGGGTATGCAGGCGGCTTGGCTGGCTATGTGAATACGGCATTCAACCAACAATCATTAGTGTCAGGAAGCTTTAACGCAGCGACGATCAAGGCGCAAAATTCTGCAGGTGGATTAGTTGGAGAAGCTTACAGGCTAGCGGTCCAACATTCTTCTAACGAAGGGATGATCCAGTCGAAAAATGCAGGGGGAATAATTGGGTATGCTAGATCGAACTCTATTATCACAAACGGAGTAAATAAAGGTACAGTCATTCCAATCTCTTATGGTGGTGGAATTGTTGGAGATATTTGGTCATCATCAATTAGTCATAGCCGAAATGAAGGAGACGTGACAAGTTCTGCTCAAGGTGCAAGCAGTGGTGGTATTGCTGGTGGGGTAAGCTCTTCGATGATTACAGAAAGCAGCAACAGTGGCCAAGTGAGAAATACCGGTAGTTCCTCCTACTCCGGAGGCATTGCTGGTAACAGCCAAGGTAACACTTCTTTTGTAAAGGTTTATAATACTGGTGGGATTATCTCGGGTTCTTATGGAGGTGGAATTGTCGGATCTGCGTATACAACGATCATTAATCAAGCTTATAATGCTGGGCCAATCCAAACAAGGTATGGGGGAGGAATTGCTGGCTGGGCTTCCAGTACTACCATTCAAGAAACGTATAATAATGCGGATATAAGTACCAATTACCAGGCTGGCGGTTTAGTAGCTATTGGTAGAAATGGAACGATAGAAAATAGCTATAACTTTGGGCAAATCTTTCGCTTACCCGGTACTTTTTTGTTTTATGAAGGTGGAGTAGCGGGTGAACATGATGGGACAATTTCCAACACCTATTATCTTGAAAAACATACGGGAGGAATTGGAAAAGGAGGAGACAAAGGTACAAGTCTAACTTTTCATGACTTCTTGGAACGCGCCTCTTTTGTAGGCTTTGATTTTAACACTGTATGGATAATCAATGAAACTAATGAATATAAACTACCAGAACTTCAAATGGCTCAGTATCAAGGAGCGGAAAAGGAGACTAGTATCCTTCTTGTTTCACATCCAGAAAAAACTAATTATGTTCAAGGAGACCTCCTTGATCTAACAGGAGCAGTGCTTCATGCCTATACGAATTATGGCAATGAGTATGAGGTAACTATCACTCCTGATATGATTAGTGGATTTAATCCTAATAAACCTGGCTATCAGTCGATTACGATTAACTATAACGGTCATTCGACTGGATATACTGTTTTTGTACAAGCTACTTATCAAGTGACCTTTAAAGACTATGATGGAACGGTTCTCAAGGTTGAAACGGTATTGGATGGCTCGTCAGCTACACCGCCAATTCCAGTAAGAGATGGATACACATTTATCGGTTGGAATGGCAATTTTACAAATGTTACGTCTAATCGAACGATCACAGCACGATATGAGGCACTGATCTATACGGTCACATACATGGACCATGATAAGGTTTTATTTGCTGAGACATATTACTATGATTCAGAAGTTTGGAGTTCGACCATTCCAGAAAAGACTGGATATACGTTTATCGGTTGGTACCAAGACAAGGAATTAAAAAATAAATTTACTTTTTCGGGTGGAATTCGTTCCGATATGGTCGTGTATGCGAAATTTATGAAGAACCCAAATGCACCTTCGAACGTAAAGGTAACGTCGGTTGACTATCATAAAATAAATATTCAATTTACTAAGGTTAGTGGTGTAGATGGCTACGAAATTCATTTGGCAACTGCGAAAAGTGGGCCATATAACTCTATTTATGGACTAGACGCAGCGACTTCTAACATTGACTGGTGGTTTTTAGAACCAGGAAAAACATATTATTTTAAGGTTAGAAGCTATAAAGAAGTTGATCATCAACGGATCTATAGCCCATTTTCGGAGGTTTTTAGTGCAAAGTCGGTTTTACCGACAGTTAAATCTCTTAAGGCTGCCCCTACTAGCTTCAATAAAATTAAGCTTAGCTGGAGGCAAGTCGATAGTGCCGAGGGCTATATCATTTATCGTGCTACCTCACAAACAGGGACCTATACTAAGGTGAAAACGATTACGAGCCCATATACCTTAACATATACAAATAGAGAATTGGCCACTGGCAGCACCTACTATTACAAAGTAAGGTCATACAGAACTGTTGATGGCAAAAAGATCTATAGCCCGTATTCAACTGTAGTTAATAGCAAAGTGACGTTGGCGAAGGTAAATCCTCCTAAAGTAGCCTCAGCTGCTTTTGATAAAATAAAAATAAGCTGGGATCAAGTGAGCGGAGCAAATGGCTACCAGATTTACCGTGCTACTTCGCAAACAGGCACGTATAGTAAAGTAGGTACCGTTACAAGTGGCAGCACTAAAACCTACACAAATAGGGGCGTTGAAACTGGCAGGACCTATTACTACAAAGTACGCGCTTATCGAGTTGTCAACGGAAAGAACGTATACGGTGCATTTTCGACGGTTACGAGTGGAAAATCGGTGCTTTCCGTACCAACCAATCCACTAGTCACGAAGAAAAATGGAACAACCGCAACCATTGCTTGGTCCAGAGTATCCGGAGCAAGCGGCTATGAAATCCATCGTGCCACTTCGAAAACAGGAACATACAGTAGAGTTAAGACAATTACAAGCGGCAGCACGATCAAGTTTGACAACACCAATCTAACCAAGGGCAAAACATACTACTACAAAATCCGAGCCTACCGAACAGTCAACGGAAAAAAAGTATACAGCCCTTACACAGGCGTAAAGGTGTGGAAATAG
- a CDS encoding putative holin-like toxin: MVTFEAMNMAIQLCMLFIITITAIVAIITLVTNRKEK; this comes from the coding sequence ATGGTGACTTTTGAAGCAATGAACATGGCAATTCAACTATGTATGTTATTTATAATAACAATAACAGCGATTGTAGCAATAATCACACTCGTCACCAATAGAAAAGAGAAATAA
- a CDS encoding M2 family metallopeptidase, whose product MSVQEFLNEQNTKIKSLHQNITNASWMAQTTGEKEWAQKVAEAQTEFRTHFSNPEAFQAIQKFLTETELTDLERRQLESLLSTFRENQLPKDILKELSQLSAELNHMFNTYEPEVNGKKLSANDIRNILLNSMDLQEREDAWKASKEVGKVVEEKLLTLVKTRNEAAKAVGYANYHEMSFENQELDREEVFSIFQKLIDLSDSTFRQLKNQLDEELAAKFGIAVSELRPWHYVDPFFQEAPASEETNLDPYFKGQDIEKLTADTFAAMNIPIEDLYAKSDMDPRPGKNPTAFCMDMDRNGDTRVLCNNQPNAYWMGTMLHEFGHAAYFKYLDNELPYILRSPAHTLTTEAIAMLFGKMTENKEWLETFVKLDKDRLETLAPALEKYEQLKMLIAGRWIITFVFFEKELYENPDQDLNALWWKLVKDIQLVNPPEDRNLPDWAAKIHFTLAPVYYQNYLLGELTSAQLHQHIKNEVSEQFFNPTVGNFLNEQFFKPGSKYHWNEKIERVTGQKLNPQYFVDAYCK is encoded by the coding sequence ATGTCAGTTCAAGAGTTTTTAAATGAGCAAAATACGAAGATTAAAAGTCTACATCAAAACATTACTAATGCCAGCTGGATGGCCCAAACTACCGGGGAGAAAGAGTGGGCGCAAAAGGTTGCGGAGGCGCAAACGGAGTTTCGTACACATTTTTCAAATCCTGAAGCATTCCAAGCGATCCAAAAGTTTTTAACGGAAACAGAATTAACTGACCTAGAAAGAAGACAATTAGAATCGCTTCTAAGTACGTTCAGGGAAAATCAGCTTCCTAAGGACATTTTAAAAGAGTTATCACAACTATCCGCTGAATTGAATCATATGTTTAATACCTATGAACCTGAAGTAAATGGAAAGAAACTTTCAGCCAATGACATTCGCAATATTTTACTTAATAGCATGGATTTACAAGAGCGTGAAGACGCTTGGAAGGCTTCAAAAGAAGTAGGAAAAGTCGTTGAAGAAAAGCTACTAACGCTTGTTAAAACGAGAAATGAAGCAGCTAAAGCTGTTGGGTATGCCAACTATCATGAAATGTCGTTTGAAAATCAAGAATTAGATCGCGAAGAAGTCTTTTCGATTTTTCAAAAGCTGATTGATCTTTCAGATAGCACTTTCCGACAATTGAAAAACCAATTAGACGAAGAGCTAGCTGCGAAGTTCGGGATTGCGGTTTCTGAATTACGACCATGGCATTATGTAGATCCTTTCTTCCAAGAAGCACCAGCTTCTGAGGAAACAAATCTTGACCCATATTTTAAAGGTCAAGACATCGAGAAGCTTACGGCGGATACATTTGCTGCCATGAACATTCCAATTGAAGATTTGTATGCAAAAAGTGATATGGATCCACGTCCTGGGAAAAATCCAACAGCCTTTTGTATGGACATGGACCGTAACGGGGACACTCGTGTATTATGCAACAACCAGCCAAACGCCTACTGGATGGGAACGATGCTCCACGAATTCGGTCACGCAGCCTACTTTAAATACTTAGATAATGAGCTTCCTTATATCCTAAGATCGCCGGCACACACCTTAACAACCGAAGCGATTGCGATGTTATTTGGGAAAATGACCGAAAATAAAGAGTGGTTAGAAACGTTCGTAAAGCTTGATAAAGATCGTTTAGAAACACTTGCACCAGCCCTTGAAAAATATGAGCAGTTAAAGATGCTCATCGCAGGACGCTGGATTATTACGTTCGTATTTTTCGAAAAAGAACTATACGAAAACCCAGATCAAGATTTAAATGCACTATGGTGGAAGCTAGTGAAAGACATTCAATTAGTTAACCCTCCAGAAGATCGTAATCTACCAGACTGGGCAGCAAAAATTCACTTTACCCTAGCACCTGTGTACTATCAAAATTACTTACTAGGCGAGCTAACTTCTGCTCAGCTTCACCAACATATTAAAAACGAGGTTTCTGAACAATTTTTCAATCCAACAGTTGGGAACTTTCTAAACGAACAGTTCTTTAAGCCAGGCTCCAAATACCACTGGAACGAAAAGATTGAACGAGTCACAGGTCAAAAGTTAAATCCACAATACTTTGTCGATGCGTATTGTAAATAG
- a CDS encoding VOC family protein, whose translation MELGAFSVSLSVKDIHRSKAFYEELGFKTLGGDINQNWLIMKNEHTVIGLFQGMFEKNLLTFNPGWNQNAENLEDFTDIRELQKELKEKGVKLIQEADEATEGPAFITIEDPDGNQILIDQHR comes from the coding sequence ATGGAACTAGGAGCATTTTCTGTAAGTTTAAGTGTAAAAGACATCCATAGATCAAAAGCATTTTACGAGGAATTGGGGTTTAAAACTTTAGGCGGGGACATTAATCAAAATTGGCTTATCATGAAGAATGAACATACAGTGATTGGTCTTTTCCAAGGAATGTTTGAGAAAAACCTCCTGACATTTAATCCAGGATGGAATCAAAATGCTGAAAATCTAGAAGATTTTACAGATATTCGAGAACTACAAAAAGAGTTGAAGGAAAAGGGTGTTAAATTAATACAAGAAGCTGATGAAGCAACAGAAGGGCCTGCATTTATTACAATAGAAGATCCAGATGGCAACCAAATTTTAATCGATCAACATCGTTAG
- a CDS encoding MFS transporter: MNTVNNNLEEKWLRNITLFLTSQTISLFGSSLVQYAIMWYVTLTTGSGLMMTLYIICGFIPTFILSPIAGVWADRYNRKMLIIFADGLIAVATLILAILFLLGFDSIWLLFVMAAIRAFGTGIQTPAVGAILPQIVPKDKLTKINGINGSIQAVIMFLSPMVSAALLALTSLEIIFFIDVITAAIAIITLFGFLKIAVHEKASEKQTTSYFSDFKQGLHYVNNNAFLKKFFLFFAVFFVLMAPAAFLTPLQVARSFGEDVWRLTAIEIAFSIGMMVGGGVIASWGGFQNKVKTMGFASVIMGACTFALGIVPHFSVYLVFMALFGLAMPIFNTPATVLLQEKIEEDYLGRVFGVMGMISTSMMPLGMIIFGPIADFIKIEWLLIGTGVLIIILAILLGRNQVLLDAGKRGDGSGAS, encoded by the coding sequence GTGAATACAGTAAATAATAATCTCGAGGAGAAATGGTTAAGGAACATAACTCTCTTCCTTACTAGCCAGACGATTTCACTTTTTGGATCGTCTCTCGTTCAGTATGCCATTATGTGGTATGTAACGCTAACGACAGGATCAGGTTTAATGATGACGCTGTACATCATTTGCGGTTTTATACCAACCTTTATTTTATCGCCAATTGCAGGTGTTTGGGCAGATCGCTACAATCGAAAAATGCTGATTATTTTCGCAGATGGACTTATCGCTGTAGCGACACTAATCCTTGCGATTCTCTTTTTACTTGGCTTTGATTCGATTTGGCTGCTTTTTGTAATGGCGGCGATTCGTGCCTTTGGGACAGGGATTCAAACGCCTGCTGTAGGTGCTATTCTACCGCAAATTGTACCAAAGGATAAACTGACAAAGATAAATGGAATTAATGGTAGTATTCAAGCTGTGATTATGTTCCTATCACCAATGGTTAGTGCCGCGCTTTTGGCTTTGACTTCGCTTGAAATCATTTTCTTTATTGATGTCATTACGGCAGCAATCGCCATTATTACGCTATTTGGCTTTTTAAAAATTGCTGTGCATGAGAAGGCATCGGAAAAACAAACAACAAGCTACTTTAGTGACTTTAAACAAGGGTTGCATTACGTGAATAATAATGCTTTTTTAAAGAAATTTTTCTTATTCTTTGCAGTCTTTTTTGTATTAATGGCACCAGCAGCGTTTTTGACACCGTTACAAGTGGCACGAAGCTTTGGTGAAGACGTGTGGAGACTGACGGCAATTGAGATTGCGTTCTCCATTGGGATGATGGTAGGGGGAGGTGTGATCGCTTCCTGGGGTGGCTTTCAAAATAAAGTTAAAACGATGGGATTTGCCAGTGTCATTATGGGAGCCTGTACGTTTGCGCTCGGTATTGTTCCGCACTTTTCGGTTTATCTAGTTTTCATGGCTTTATTCGGACTTGCGATGCCAATTTTTAATACACCAGCGACCGTTTTATTACAGGAGAAAATAGAAGAAGATTATTTAGGTAGAGTATTTGGTGTAATGGGGATGATCTCGACCTCGATGATGCCACTAGGAATGATAATATTCGGTCCAATAGCCGACTTTATCAAAATTGAATGGTTGTTAATAGGAACCGGAGTCCTCATTATCATCCTTGCTATTCTTTTAGGCCGAAACCAAGTGTTACTCGATGCAGGGAAGCGTGGGGACGGTTCTGGTGCTTCCTAA
- the galE gene encoding UDP-glucose 4-epimerase GalE: MSILVTGGTGYIGSHTCVELLHSGYDVIIIDSLVNSKAEVVERINEITGKDVTFYQVDLVNSQELEKVFIKHKIDAVIHFAGLKAVGESVEMPLRYYQNNITGTLVLCELMQKYNVKKLVFSSSATVYGMPERVPISEDFPLHATNPYGQTKLMIEQILRDLYVSDPNWSIALLRYFNPIGAHKSGRIGEEPAGIPNNLMPYITQVAVGKLAELKVFGNNYPTVDGTGVRDYIHVVDLAKGHIKALEKVSSAAGVEAYNLGTGKGYSVLQIVKAFEKASQRKIPYKIVDKRPGDVAICYADPSKAKVELNWEATKSLEEMCEDSWRWQKHGDGSAAS; the protein is encoded by the coding sequence ATGTCGATACTTGTAACGGGAGGTACGGGGTACATTGGTAGTCATACGTGTGTTGAACTTCTTCACTCGGGGTATGACGTGATTATTATAGATAGTTTAGTGAATAGCAAAGCAGAAGTAGTAGAACGGATCAACGAAATTACAGGGAAGGATGTTACTTTTTATCAGGTGGATCTTGTAAATTCTCAGGAACTTGAAAAAGTTTTTATAAAACATAAGATTGACGCTGTGATTCATTTCGCCGGATTAAAAGCTGTAGGTGAGTCTGTAGAAATGCCGCTTCGCTATTATCAAAATAATATAACTGGAACATTGGTTCTTTGTGAATTGATGCAAAAGTATAACGTGAAAAAACTCGTATTTAGTTCTTCGGCAACTGTTTACGGAATGCCTGAGCGCGTACCAATTTCTGAAGATTTTCCACTACATGCAACAAACCCGTACGGGCAGACAAAGCTAATGATTGAGCAAATTCTCCGTGACCTTTACGTATCAGATCCGAATTGGAGTATTGCTCTTTTACGGTATTTTAATCCTATTGGAGCACACAAAAGTGGCCGTATTGGTGAAGAGCCGGCTGGAATTCCAAACAATCTTATGCCATATATAACTCAGGTAGCGGTTGGTAAGCTCGCTGAATTAAAAGTATTTGGTAACAATTATCCTACGGTTGATGGAACCGGAGTCAGAGACTATATTCATGTAGTTGACCTTGCGAAGGGCCATATAAAGGCGTTAGAAAAAGTCAGTTCTGCTGCAGGGGTGGAGGCGTACAACCTTGGAACAGGAAAGGGTTATAGCGTACTACAAATTGTTAAAGCATTTGAAAAAGCCTCACAAAGAAAAATTCCCTATAAAATTGTAGACAAACGTCCCGGAGATGTTGCCATTTGTTACGCAGACCCATCAAAAGCAAAAGTAGAGCTAAATTGGGAGGCAACAAAAAGTCTAGAGGAAATGTGTGAAGATTCTTGGAGATGGCAAAAGCACGGGGACGGTTCTGCCGCTTCCTAA